A single Meles meles chromosome 20, mMelMel3.1 paternal haplotype, whole genome shotgun sequence DNA region contains:
- the PGLS gene encoding 6-phosphogluconolactonase: MAAPAPDLISVFSSPQELGASLAQLVAQRAACCLAGTRARFALGLSGGSLVSMLARELPAAAAPAGPASLARWTVGFCDERLVPFEHAESTYGLYRTHLLSRLPIPDSQVITINPQLPVEEAAEDYAKKLRQAFQGDSIPVFDLLILGVGPDGHTCSLFPDHPLLQEREKIVAPISDSPKPPPQRVTLTLPVLNAARTVIFVATGEGKAAVLKRILEDKEENPLPAALVQPHTGKLCWFLDEAAAGLLTVPFEKHSTL, from the exons ATGGCCGCGCCGGCCCCGGACCTCATCTCGGTCTTCTCGAGCCCGCAGGAGCTAGGCGCGTCGCTAGCGCAACTAGTGGCGCAACGGGCGGCGTGCTGCCTGGCGGGGACTCGCGCCCGCTTCGCGCTCGGCCTGTCGGGCGGCAGCCTCGTCTCCATGCTGGCCCGTGAGCTGCCCGCCGCCGCTGCCCCCGCCGGCCCCGCCAGCCTCGCGCGCTGGACCGTGGGCTTCTGTGACGAGCGCCTCGTGCCCTTCGAGCACGCCGAGAGCACTTACGGTCTCTACCGG ACCCACTTGCTCTCCAGGCTGCCCATTCCTGACAGCCAGGTGATCACCATTAACCCCCAACTGCCTGTGGAGGAGGCGGCGGAAGACTATGCCAAGAAACTGAGACAG GCCTTCCAAGGGGACTCCATTCCAGTGTTTGATCTGCTAATTCTCGGGGTAGGTCCTGATGGCCACACCTGCTCGCTCTTCCCAGACCACCCCCTCCTGCAG gagcGGGAGAAGATTGTAGCTCCCATTAGTGACTCCCCAAAGCCACCACCACAGCGCGTGACCCTCACACTTCCTGTGCTGAACGCAGCCCGAACCGTCATCTTCGTGGCTACTGGAGAAGGCAAGGCAGCTGTCCTGAAG CGCATTTTGGAAGACAAGGAGGAGAACCCCCTCCCCGCTGCATTGGTGCAGCCCCACACTGGGAAACTTTGCTGGTTCCTGGACGAGGCAGCGGCTGGACTCCTGACGGTGCCCTTTGAGAAGCATTCCACATTGTAG